Proteins encoded together in one Chryseobacterium sp. G0201 window:
- a CDS encoding DUF922 domain-containing protein, giving the protein MKWIFLVCLLITNALFAQKIVWQEGLKLNWSNFKSNVNNQRGTNVVAYTNCGWVYSVVKSSNPKSPVKIKIETIFNEDKSWKDVKKINDYVLGHEQKHFDIAEVFARKLRKEVQEKIKNSGDFNKNFQAIYNRHLNDYRNFQVSYDKDTKHGVDEVKQAEYDLKISEELENLKIYKAS; this is encoded by the coding sequence ATGAAATGGATTTTTTTAGTTTGTTTATTGATAACCAATGCTTTATTTGCTCAAAAGATTGTTTGGCAGGAAGGCTTAAAACTCAATTGGAGCAATTTTAAAAGTAATGTAAATAACCAGCGTGGAACCAATGTTGTAGCCTATACAAACTGCGGTTGGGTGTATTCTGTTGTGAAATCATCAAACCCAAAATCTCCTGTAAAAATCAAGATTGAAACTATTTTTAACGAAGATAAATCCTGGAAAGATGTTAAAAAGATCAACGATTATGTTTTAGGACATGAGCAGAAACATTTTGATATTGCAGAAGTTTTTGCCCGAAAACTTAGAAAAGAAGTTCAGGAAAAAATAAAGAATTCAGGTGATTTTAATAAAAATTTTCAAGCTATCTATAACAGACATCTAAATGATTATAGAAACTTTCAGGTTTCTTATGATAAAGATACCAAACATGGAGTAGATGAAGTAAAACAGGCTGAATATGACCTTAAGATCTCTGAAGAATTAGAAAATCTAAAAATCTATAAAGCCTCTTGA
- a CDS encoding PD-(D/E)XK nuclease family protein, producing MKFLNKIINELLAQNTDLSAFNIVLPGKRPIVFIRQILEENNYSGFLPNFFTIEELIDQIADKQPIQGISLWLFAFDVYKSLNLIPNDDFADFLKWFPTLQKDWDDILKFSDSDQAVLQYMFDEERIKEWAQDLGEDDDVPRKKFLNFWRNMNVFLPVLKEKLQGKNLATSGMIHETAKSKIVDFAKNTRDNFVFCGFNAFTPVEEKLVRSLLQWDKGQCFFQADHYYFDDERQEAGKFLRNHKTWKEFNDSRAFQWIEDDFNQPKNIKVYEVSGNVTQTKILPEIFKEIENKTYSNTAVVLLDENLLPASLDVMYAVENLNITMGFPLKNLSFSNAVKQLFYLQKQLEKNKSSYYYRDIFPILEELPKSIEDEEIISQFKSKIEERNIVYISKKLLNELLSELSYFNLLQKANSTNAYLDILIAFCKQIKWLEIDDIQYENVSHFESAFKIIKNQVAPYDFEIKMETLEILINQHVNTESIDFQGEPLRGLQIMGLLETRLLNFENVIMLSVNEGKLPLGNSQNTYIPFDIRRFFDLHTFLENDSIYAYHFYRLIQDSKNVHLLFNALSSGVNTGEKSRFITQIEMESSHNIEHLIIENSSEPITTKPIEIAKTDIVLERLEKWKEKVSASHLTSYLYNPIDFYLSKILKTSETDEIEEELSVKNYGNLVHYSLQEVYEVLKGKVLKENDLKDSIKAIDKYIDVAIEKLKHQPEFYEKGMNFIHKAIAKKVIESVLNVDLELVKNGNKLEILDIEKRFENVDFYLDENNKDRISFFGFIDRIDRLNGTLRIIDYKTAKIKNLTVKIDENNVDDYFLNSDRKQALQLCIYQYVVQNLPEFWGLPIETGIWSFAEARKGVVSLQFEKGTIDDAMKSIKSLILEILDPNLTFIEDIKSY from the coding sequence TTGAAATTCCTCAATAAAATAATCAACGAATTATTAGCTCAAAATACAGATCTTTCTGCATTTAATATTGTTCTGCCAGGAAAGCGTCCCATCGTTTTTATCAGACAAATTTTAGAGGAAAATAATTACTCCGGATTTCTTCCTAACTTTTTTACAATTGAAGAATTAATTGATCAAATTGCCGACAAACAGCCAATTCAGGGGATTTCTCTGTGGCTTTTTGCTTTTGATGTCTATAAAAGTCTTAATCTTATTCCAAACGATGATTTTGCTGATTTTTTAAAATGGTTTCCTACTTTACAGAAGGATTGGGATGATATTTTGAAGTTTTCTGATAGTGATCAGGCAGTATTGCAATATATGTTTGATGAAGAAAGGATCAAAGAATGGGCTCAGGATCTTGGAGAAGATGATGACGTTCCAAGAAAAAAATTCCTTAATTTTTGGAGAAACATGAATGTTTTTCTTCCTGTTTTGAAGGAAAAGCTTCAGGGAAAAAACTTGGCAACATCAGGAATGATTCACGAAACCGCAAAATCGAAGATCGTTGATTTTGCTAAAAATACACGTGACAACTTCGTTTTTTGTGGATTTAACGCTTTTACTCCGGTTGAAGAAAAATTGGTAAGAAGTCTTTTGCAGTGGGATAAAGGACAATGTTTTTTTCAGGCTGATCATTATTATTTTGATGATGAAAGACAGGAAGCCGGAAAGTTTTTAAGAAATCATAAAACGTGGAAAGAATTTAATGACAGCAGAGCTTTCCAATGGATCGAAGATGATTTTAATCAACCAAAAAATATAAAAGTCTACGAAGTTTCAGGAAATGTGACGCAGACAAAAATTCTTCCTGAAATTTTTAAAGAGATTGAAAATAAGACCTATTCAAATACTGCAGTAGTTTTACTTGATGAAAATTTGCTTCCTGCAAGTTTAGATGTAATGTACGCTGTTGAAAACCTAAATATTACCATGGGTTTTCCTTTGAAGAATTTGTCGTTTTCTAATGCGGTAAAGCAACTGTTTTATTTGCAGAAACAATTAGAAAAAAATAAATCTTCTTACTACTACAGAGATATTTTTCCTATCCTTGAAGAGCTTCCGAAATCTATTGAAGACGAGGAAATTATCTCTCAATTTAAATCTAAAATAGAGGAGAGGAACATCGTTTATATTTCAAAAAAATTATTAAACGAACTTCTTAGCGAACTTTCATACTTTAATTTACTTCAAAAAGCCAATTCTACGAATGCCTATCTTGATATCTTGATTGCGTTCTGTAAACAGATTAAATGGCTGGAAATAGATGATATTCAGTATGAAAATGTATCTCATTTTGAAAGTGCCTTCAAGATTATTAAAAATCAGGTTGCGCCTTACGATTTTGAGATTAAAATGGAAACATTAGAGATCCTAATTAATCAACACGTGAATACGGAAAGTATTGATTTTCAAGGTGAACCTTTGCGCGGATTGCAGATCATGGGACTTTTGGAAACGCGTCTTTTAAATTTTGAGAATGTAATTATGCTTTCCGTAAATGAAGGAAAATTACCTTTAGGAAATTCTCAGAATACCTATATTCCTTTTGATATCAGACGATTTTTTGATCTTCATACCTTTTTGGAAAATGACAGTATTTATGCGTATCACTTTTACCGATTGATACAGGACTCCAAGAATGTTCATTTATTGTTTAATGCGCTAAGTTCGGGCGTAAATACAGGTGAAAAAAGTAGATTTATCACCCAGATCGAAATGGAAAGTTCTCACAATATTGAGCACCTGATCATTGAAAATTCTTCCGAGCCAATTACAACCAAACCCATTGAAATTGCGAAGACAGATATTGTCTTGGAGCGACTAGAAAAATGGAAAGAAAAAGTTTCCGCTTCGCACCTTACGAGTTATCTCTATAATCCAATAGATTTTTATCTTTCAAAGATTTTGAAGACCTCAGAAACGGATGAAATTGAAGAGGAATTATCGGTGAAGAATTATGGGAATTTGGTTCATTATTCACTTCAAGAAGTTTATGAAGTATTAAAAGGTAAAGTGTTAAAAGAAAATGATTTAAAAGATTCAATTAAAGCAATTGATAAGTATATTGATGTGGCAATAGAAAAGCTTAAACATCAGCCCGAGTTCTATGAAAAAGGGATGAACTTTATTCATAAAGCGATTGCAAAAAAGGTGATTGAAAGTGTCTTAAATGTAGATCTTGAATTAGTTAAAAATGGAAATAAATTAGAGATCCTTGATATTGAAAAGAGGTTTGAAAATGTAGATTTTTATTTAGATGAAAACAATAAAGACAGAATTTCATTCTTTGGATTTATTGATAGAATTGATCGCTTGAACGGAACATTAAGAATCATTGATTATAAAACAGCGAAAATTAAAAATCTTACGGTAAAAATTGATGAAAATAATGTAGACGACTATTTCCTTAACAGCGACAGAAAACAGGCTTTACAGCTATGTATCTATCAGTATGTTGTACAGAACCTGCCTGAGTTTTGGGGATTACCGATTGAAACAGGAATCTGGAGCTTTGCCGAAGCCAGAAAGGGTGTTGTTTCTTTACAATTTGAAAAAGGAACTATCGATGATGCAATGAAATCTATTAAAAGCTTGATCCTGGAGATTTTAGATCCTAATCTTACTTTTATTGAAGATATAAAATCTTACTAA